In Anaerostipes hadrus ATCC 29173 = JCM 17467, a single genomic region encodes these proteins:
- a CDS encoding BglG family transcription antiterminator, with product MKKRSKEILDLLGRRENDHTISTLAAKFEVSERTIRNDIKDINDYLKEQEIKPIRFGSNGLIVMEEDISQARETTQQEDFYTYKLSKEERRMLAAAILINTKDHITLSQIADILYVSRATIINDLDEVKRMLESGKLKVISHSNKGLRLEGLEGDKRLFLLRLMSVGSNGIKENSTIRSFFKGLNMEIKMSEDERRNLQKIINEQEHAYGRFMTDDSFDYLLQYLMLSIERIRNGNVMTEPIEGNKSKYAMAKDIQKYICQYWDLEDAKGEVDFLCGVLDSMSYVKRQRREQKIIGLQLVTRKFIEHISKDLGVNLNRDFAFYENLTDHLESIIMRSFNVTQRDDFLKQYVEKNPKVLEVVQKYKDMLSNFMDREISEIEIDYIVIHICAALERRKKKEVEFRVLIVCGGGIGTSQLLLAKMRNRFDFHVVDVVSAHLLDNEKYQNIDLVISTIPLRDYEGEYILVSPVFSDEDYLRVNGKIEEIQEKHKIEPIPIQERVALPQKDAQKLIDELSQIIKDPSLMNQVTRKVQEFFGIEVEIQEPFLCELLTAADIQLDIECSDWRDAIIRSAQPLLDQGKIEDKYIDAMIDNVKENGAYIIISPEFALPHEGFDRGCNEVGMNLIRLKEPVTIEDIDGEIAKVRFFCCMSTEDHKKHMKAFFHLVNMLTNRGFKEELAAAKTPEEAADTIRKYEIRIK from the coding sequence ATGAAAAAGCGATCAAAAGAAATATTAGATTTGTTAGGCCGAAGAGAAAATGATCACACGATTTCAACACTAGCAGCAAAATTTGAGGTTTCAGAACGCACGATTCGTAATGATATTAAAGATATCAATGACTACCTCAAAGAACAAGAGATCAAACCGATCCGTTTTGGAAGTAACGGCTTAATCGTGATGGAAGAAGATATAAGTCAGGCGAGAGAGACAACACAGCAGGAAGATTTTTATACATACAAACTATCAAAAGAAGAACGAAGAATGCTTGCAGCAGCAATTTTGATCAATACGAAAGATCATATTACATTATCACAAATCGCAGATATATTATATGTAAGCCGTGCTACGATCATTAATGATCTGGATGAAGTCAAAAGAATGTTGGAATCAGGAAAATTAAAAGTAATCTCACATTCAAATAAAGGATTAAGACTTGAAGGATTAGAAGGAGATAAACGTTTATTCTTATTAAGATTAATGTCTGTAGGTTCTAATGGAATTAAAGAAAATTCAACAATCCGGAGTTTTTTTAAAGGTCTGAATATGGAAATTAAGATGAGTGAAGATGAACGAAGGAATCTTCAAAAGATCATCAATGAACAGGAACATGCCTATGGAAGATTTATGACGGATGATTCTTTTGACTATTTACTTCAATATCTGATGCTTTCCATTGAAAGAATTCGCAATGGAAATGTAATGACAGAACCAATTGAAGGGAACAAAAGCAAATATGCAATGGCGAAAGATATTCAAAAATACATCTGTCAGTATTGGGATTTAGAAGATGCCAAAGGCGAAGTGGATTTCTTATGTGGTGTGCTGGATAGTATGAGCTATGTAAAAAGACAGCGAAGAGAACAAAAGATTATAGGACTTCAACTGGTTACAAGAAAATTTATTGAACATATTTCAAAAGATCTTGGTGTAAACTTAAATAGAGATTTTGCGTTTTATGAGAATCTGACAGATCATTTAGAATCTATCATTATGCGTTCCTTTAATGTAACACAGAGGGATGATTTTCTAAAACAATATGTGGAAAAGAATCCTAAGGTCTTAGAAGTTGTTCAAAAGTATAAAGATATGCTAAGTAATTTTATGGATCGAGAGATATCTGAGATTGAGATTGACTATATTGTAATTCATATTTGTGCAGCGCTAGAGCGCAGAAAGAAAAAAGAAGTGGAATTCCGTGTGCTGATCGTATGTGGCGGAGGAATCGGAACTTCGCAGCTGCTTCTTGCCAAGATGAGGAATCGTTTTGATTTTCATGTGGTAGATGTAGTTTCAGCACATTTACTGGATAATGAGAAGTATCAGAATATTGATCTCGTGATATCAACAATTCCATTAAGAGACTATGAAGGGGAATACATTCTTGTATCTCCGGTATTTTCTGATGAAGATTATTTAAGAGTAAATGGAAAGATTGAAGAGATTCAGGAAAAACATAAGATTGAACCAATTCCGATTCAGGAAAGAGTTGCATTGCCACAAAAAGATGCACAGAAATTGATCGATGAATTAAGTCAGATTATCAAAGATCCTTCATTGATGAATCAAGTAACAAGAAAAGTACAGGAATTCTTTGGGATTGAAGTAGAGATACAGGAACCATTTTTATGTGAATTATTAACAGCAGCCGATATTCAGCTAGACATAGAATGTAGTGATTGGAGAGATGCGATTATCAGATCAGCACAGCCATTATTAGATCAAGGCAAGATAGAAGATAAATATATTGATGCCATGATCGACAATGTAAAGGAGAATGGTGCCTACATTATAATCTCTCCAGAATTTGCATTACCACATGAAGGATTTGACAGAGGATGCAATGAAGTTGGAATGAACTTGATCCGCTTAAAAGAACCTGTTACGATCGAAGATATTGACGGAGAGATCGCTAAGGTAAGATTTTTCTGCTGCATGAGCACAGAAGATCATAAAAAGCATATGAAAGCCTTCTTTCATTTGGTCAATATGCTGACAAATCGTGGGTTTAAGGAAGAACTTGCAGCAGCGAAGACACCAGAAGAGGCCGCAGATACGATAAGGAAATACGAGATACGTATCAAATAA
- a CDS encoding ABC transporter permease, which yields MKITQAIKMAFASICSTKLRSFLTMLGIIIGVMSVTVLVSIVQSTTNNVSDTLSQLGGNVISATVTSRRSNKITTSDIKSLENNPAIESVSPIISGSSTAKASGNSSSVTLKGITEEYEDIQNISVQKGRYILDVDNDNRLQVCLIGVTAAKDLFGHTDVEGETIRISGRNFKIIGVLEEDGSSQRDSNDSVIYTPFTTAQRIMQNSTISSFYVSATNEGMLNMAESAVDSFLLEKTGDEDSYTITNQSDIADSVSDVTNSMTYMIGGIAGISLLVGGIGIMNIMLVSVTERTKEIGIRKAIGAKKKDILAQFMIESTVLSCMGGVIGIALSAATIFGMNQLMSADYTISAGISLIALAFSAILGIVFGLYPANKAANLKPIEALNL from the coding sequence ATGAAGATCACACAAGCAATTAAAATGGCATTTGCTTCTATATGTTCAACAAAATTAAGATCATTCTTAACCATGCTTGGAATCATTATCGGTGTGATGAGTGTTACAGTTCTTGTATCGATTGTACAAAGTACGACAAATAACGTCAGTGACACATTATCACAATTAGGCGGCAATGTGATCTCAGCAACGGTAACAAGCAGAAGAAGCAATAAGATCACAACCAGTGACATTAAAAGCCTTGAAAATAACCCAGCAATCGAGAGTGTATCACCGATCATTTCAGGAAGCTCTACAGCAAAAGCATCTGGAAATTCATCCAGTGTAACATTAAAAGGAATTACAGAGGAATACGAAGATATTCAAAATATCAGTGTACAAAAAGGACGTTATATCTTAGATGTAGATAATGATAACCGGCTGCAAGTCTGCCTCATTGGAGTCACAGCAGCCAAAGACTTATTTGGACATACCGATGTAGAAGGAGAAACAATCCGAATCTCAGGAAGAAACTTCAAGATCATAGGAGTCTTAGAAGAAGATGGATCATCTCAGAGAGACTCCAACGATTCAGTAATCTATACTCCATTTACAACAGCACAAAGGATCATGCAAAACAGCACGATCAGCAGTTTTTATGTATCTGCAACAAATGAAGGAATGCTTAACATGGCAGAAAGTGCAGTAGATAGCTTCCTGTTAGAAAAAACAGGAGATGAAGATTCCTATACGATCACAAATCAGTCTGATATCGCAGACAGCGTCAGCGACGTTACAAACTCCATGACATATATGATCGGAGGAATCGCAGGAATCTCACTTCTGGTAGGTGGGATCGGAATCATGAACATCATGCTTGTGTCCGTTACAGAACGAACAAAAGAGATCGGAATCCGAAAAGCCATCGGGGCGAAGAAGAAAGATATCCTGGCTCAATTTATGATCGAGTCAACCGTTCTGTCCTGTATGGGAGGTGTGATCGGAATCGCATTAAGTGCAGCAACCATTTTTGGAATGAATCAGTTAATGTCAGCAGATTATACGATATCAGCAGGAATTAGTCTGATCGCATTAGCATTTTCAGCGATACTTGGAATCGTGTTTGGATTATATCCTGCTAATAAGGCAGCGAATTTAAAACCAATCGAAGCGTTGAATTTATAA
- a CDS encoding ABC transporter ATP-binding protein, translating to MISVKNLKKTYFLGGEEVHALDDVSLSIKEHEFVAIIGQSGSGKSTFMNMLGCLDRPDSGEITLDGTDILKCKEKELSVIRNKKIGFIFQQFHLLPKLSALENVELPLIYQGMPTKKRREKAVKALKAVGLEKRMNHKPNQLSGGQQQRVAIARALVGEPSLILADEPTGNLDSRSGKEIMMLLHNLYEEGNTIVLITHDNNVAMEAPRQLQISDGKIIKDSGGEAEYEDHTSN from the coding sequence TTTCTTGGTGGAGAAGAAGTTCATGCATTGGATGATGTGTCACTTTCGATCAAAGAGCACGAATTTGTGGCAATCATCGGGCAGTCAGGAAGCGGAAAATCAACATTTATGAATATGCTTGGATGCCTTGACCGCCCGGATTCTGGAGAAATAACACTGGATGGAACAGATATTTTAAAATGTAAAGAAAAAGAATTATCAGTGATCCGCAATAAAAAGATTGGATTTATCTTTCAACAGTTCCATCTGCTACCAAAACTCTCCGCACTGGAGAATGTAGAACTTCCGCTGATCTATCAGGGAATGCCGACAAAGAAGCGAAGAGAAAAAGCAGTAAAGGCATTAAAAGCAGTTGGTTTGGAAAAACGAATGAACCACAAACCTAATCAGCTTTCCGGAGGACAGCAGCAAAGGGTCGCGATCGCAAGAGCGTTAGTCGGAGAGCCATCCCTGATCCTTGCCGACGAACCGACAGGAAATTTAGATTCCAGATCAGGAAAAGAGATCATGATGTTGCTGCATAACCTTTATGAAGAAGGAAATACGATCGTATTGATCACACATGACAACAATGTGGCAATGGAAGCACCGCGACAGCTACAAATCAGCGATGGAAAGATCATAAAAGATTCAGGAGGTGAGGCAGAATATGAAGATCACACAAGCAATTAA